In Doryrhamphus excisus isolate RoL2022-K1 chromosome 21, RoL_Dexc_1.0, whole genome shotgun sequence, a single genomic region encodes these proteins:
- the LOC131108953 gene encoding aspartyl/asparaginyl beta-hydroxylase-like → MQRYRHYGTSSSSVPVEELHTTEEEVSTKEQAEEPLVKEEAQDGIRTTGGGNVEEAPSTQEAPLLSDSKPPSSESKNGKKTQSADAGGGTKYSVFTWFVVLALLGVWSSVAVVYFDIVDYDSVIARAEEFRLNFSQALQGKLTAYDTDGDGDFDVEDAKVLLGLKETPSEALSPEHKAETVEERPAHQQTSQPQGEESREAASSETLTEETPAKETSSEEIPVEETPTEEMPISGSEDVDSEIQAAVPLPAFVEDIFVADDPRGSTEHIYAEDVDAIDTSGVLVEEPSSKESVAESAKAVTSSKFTQEEEPPVEVEKQSEPAEDPSETTRETAGSATDEVAAEEKPKEKAKKKKAKLLNKLDKTIKAEVDAAEKLRKKGKVEAALKAFETLAQQHPQSPRARYGKAQAEDDLAEKMRSNDMLQKAINSYREAAELPDATPDLVRASLKRRAERQQFLGRMRGAVATLERLVQIFPEDIQVMNDLGVAHLLLGDNKGAKKVYEEVLAASPGNGFAKVHYGFILKSENKIAESIPYLKEGLESGEPGTDDGRFYFHLGDALQRVGDKSAYQWYQLGHERGHFASVWQRSLYNVDGLKAQPWWTPSETGYTDLVKSLERNWRTIRDEALAMMDRKTGMFVPEEENLREKGEWGQYTLWQQGRKAGDSCQAVPKTCSLLDRFPEATGCKRGQIKFSVMQPGTHVWPHTGPTNCRLRMHLGLVIPKHGCRIRCTDQTRGWEEGKVLIFDDSFEHEVWQDADTYRLIFIVDVWHPQLTAHQRQTLSAI, encoded by the exons ATGCAGCGGTACCGCCACTATggcacctcctcctcttcagtgCCCGTGGAGGAGCTCCACACCACCGAGGAGGAGGTGAGCACTAAGGAGCAGGCGGAGGAGCCGCTTGTAAAAGAGGAGGCTCAGGATGGCATCCGGACAACAG GAGGCGGGAATGTGGAGGAGGCCCCTTCCACGCAGGAGGCACCGTTGCTCTCTG ACTCAAAGCCACCATCGTCGGAAAGCAAGAACGGGAAGAAGACGCAGAGCGCCGACGCGGGCGGAGGAACCAAGTATTCTGTCTTCACCTGGTTTGTGGTCCTGGCACTGTTGGGCGTTTGGAGCTCCGTGGCCGTCGTCTACTTCGATATTGTAGACTATGACAGCGTCATTG CCAGAGCTGAGGAGTTTCGTTTGAACTTTTCGCAAGCTTTACAAG GGAAGCTGACGGCCTACGACACAGACGGAGACGGTGACTTTGACGTGGAAGACGCCAAAGTCCTGCTGG GCCTGAAAGAGACACCAAGCGAGGCGCTGTCACCTGAACACAAAGCAG AAACTGTGGAAGAGCGGCCTGCACATCAGCAAACTTCACAGCCGCAGGGGGAGGAGTCAAGGGAGGCCGCCTCCTCGGAGACGCTTACGGAGGAGACACCTGCAAAGGAGACCTCATCAGAGGAGATACCCGTAGAGGAGACCCCTACTGAGGagatgccaa tCTCTGGATCTGAGGACGTGGACTCTGAAATCCAAG CTGCCGTCCCCTTGCCTGCATTTGTAGAAGACATCTTTGTAGCGG ATGATCCTCGAGGAAGCACGGAGCATATTTACG CGGAGGACGTGGACGCCATCGACACAAGCGGAG TCTTAGTGGAAGAGCCGTCGTCGAAGGAGAGCGTCG CGGAGTCCGCAAAAGCTGTGACAAGCTCCAAGTTCACACAGGAAGAAG AACCGCCGGTGGAAGTGGAGAAACAGTCTGAGCCGGCAGAAGACCCAAGCGAGACCACCAGGGAGACAGCAGGGAGCGCCACTGATG AAGTGGCCGCCGAGGAGAAGCCCAAAGAAAAAG ccaagaagaagaaagcaaAGCTGCTGAACAAGTTGGACAAAACCATCAAAGCAGAAGTGGACGCTGCTGAGAAGCTACGCAAAAAG ggTAAAGTGGAGGCCGCACTCAAAGCCTTTGAGACGTTGGCGCAACAGCACCCGCAGAGCCCCCGCGCTCGCTACGGCAAAGCGCAG gcAGAGGACGACCTGGCCGAGAAGATGCGCAGCAACGACATGTTGCAGAAGGCCATCAACAGCTACAGAGAAGCCGCCGAGCTCCCAGACGCCACCCCTGACCTTGTAAGAGCATCGCTTAAGAGACGAGCCGAGCGCCAACAGTTCCTGG GACGCATGCGTGGCGCCGTAGCGACCCTGGAGAGGCTGGTCCAGATCTTTCCGGAGGACATCCAAGTGATGAACGACCTGGGTGTGGCCCACCTTTTGCTGGGAGACAACAAAGGTGCTAAGAAGGTCTACGAGGAG GTACTGGCAGCTTCCCCTGGCAACGGTTTTGCCAAAGTTCACTACGGATTCATCCTGAAGTCGGAGAACAAGATCGCGGAGAGCATCCCCtacctgaag GAGGGGCTGGAGTCCGGTGAGCCCGGCACTGATGACGGACGCTTCTATTTCCACCTGGGAGACGCTCTGCAGCGAGTCGGAGACAAGAGC GCGTACCAGTGGTACCAGTTGGGTCACGAGCGTGGCCACTTTGCTTCCGTGTGGCAGAGGTCGCTCTACAACGTGGATGGGCTGAAGGCGCAGCCTTGGTGGACACCAAGCGAGACCGGCTACACCGATCTGGTCAAG TCGCTGGAGAGGAACTGGAGGACCATCCGAGACGAGGCTCTGGCCATGATGGACCGCAAAACAGGAATGTTTGTACCCGAGGAGGAGAACCTGCGAGAGAAAGGAGAGTGGGGACAGTACACCCTCTGGCAGCAAG GAAGGAAAGCTGGGGATTCCTGCCAGGCCGTCCCCAAGACTTGCTCGCTGCTGGACAGATTCCCCGAAGCCACTGGCTGCAAGAGAGGACAG ATTAAGTTCTCGGTGATGCAGCCGGGCACGCACGTGTGGCCGCACACAGGACCCACCAACTGCCGCCTGAGGATGCACCTGGGCCTTGTCATTCCCAAACACGGCTGCAGGATCCGCTGCACCGACCAAACGAG GGGGTGGGAGGAAGGGAAAGTTCTCATCTTCGACGACTCCTTCGAGCACGAGGTGTGGCAGGACGCGGACACGTACCGCCTCATCTTCATCGTGGACGTGTGGCACCCGCAGCTGACGGCACACCAGCGGCAGACCCTCAGCGCCATCTAG
- the LOC131108954 gene encoding apical junction molecule-like, with translation MEVSQEEIPEETMSQKNRTREPPVRDAALRAALQEELINEKLEAKRIARLALAEIKSHLSEEDQKRETAWELKMKTLEVTQEQLKLERERIGVEKERMQVEKKRMEVERERMEWERAEREKERMERERAEREKERAQKERMEWEKAEKERREQEKAERQRMDQEKAEREKMEKERIEQEKAAFQKAKEEREHLEKMDRERLVREREKAAKEKEEKERVENERRAREKAEEERKERLQKEQLAKERERLENEKQERERIAREKEKAERERQERERAEKERLTREKARLAQEKAARDKMEAERLHAPKADLRRQEERKANGSQAVEEKPQRASGVAVRKDKGGAGDKMAASVRKK, from the exons ATGGAAGTGAGCCAAG AAGAGATTCCAGAGGAAACTATGTCTCAAAAGAACAGGACCCGAG AACCTCCCGTCCGAGATGCCGCGTTGCGCGCTGCCCTGCAAGAAGAACTGATCAACGAGAAGCTGGAGGCCAAGAGGATTGCTCGCCTCGCCCTGGCTGAGATTAAAAGCCACCTCTCGGAGGAAGACCAAAAGAGGGAGACGGCCTGGGAGCTGAAGATGAAGACCCTGGAGGTCACCCAGGAGCAACTGAAGCTGGAGAGGGAGAGGATAGGCGTGGAGAAGGAGAGGATGCAGGTGGAGAAAAAGAGGATGGAGGTGGAGAGGGAGCGGATGGAATGGGAGAGGGCCGAGAGGGAGAAGGAAAGGATGGAGCGAGAGAGGGCTGAGAGGGAGAAAGAGAGGGCACAGAAGGAAAGGATGGAGTGGGAGAAGGCTGAAAAAGAGAGGAGGGAACAGGAGAAGGCGGAGAGGCAGAGGATGGACCAGGAGAAGGCAGAGAGGGAAAAGATGGAGAAAGAGAGGATTGAGCAGGAGAAAGCGGCTTTCCAGAAAGCCAAGGAAGAGcgggaacaccttgagaagatgGACAGGGAGCGCTTGGTGCGGGAACGGGAGAAGGCCGCCAAGGAAAAGGAAGAGAAGGAGCGCGTGGAGAACGAGAGACGGGCCCGAGAGAAGGCTGAAGAGGAGAGGAAGGAGCGACTCCAAAAAGAACAGCTGGCCAAAGAGCGGGAAAGACTTGAGAATGAAAAGCAGGAGCGAGAGCGCATCGCCAGGGAAAAGGAGAAAGCTGAGAGGGAAAGgcaagaaagagagagagcggaGAAAGAACGTCTCACCAGGGAGAAAGCTCGACTGGCTCAGGAGAAGGCCGCCCGGGACAAGATGGAGGCGGAGCGGCTGCACGCTCCCAAGGCAGACCTGAGGAGGCAGGAGGAGAGGAAAGCAAACGGTAGCCAGGCGGTGGAGGAGAAACCCCAGCGAGCGAGCGGGGTGGCGGTCAGGAAGGACAAGGGTGGGGCCGGAGACAAGATGGCAGCCAGCGTGAGGAAGAAGTAG